In Mycobacterium sp. Aquia_213, the sequence TGGCTGCGGCTTGGGCGCTGCCGCGGGGATACGAGGAGCTGCTCGTCGGGTCCGTCGGACCGGACGGCGCCCGGCACCGGGATGGCACCGCTGGATTCTACGAACGCCTGAACGAAGTACTGGTCTACCAGGAGGGTTGTCTGCGAGTGACCGCGCCCGCTGTAGGGATGACGACGGTCGAACTGATCGAGGTCAGCGGCGTGGACGATTCCGTCCTCGGATACGCGCACTCGTGCCACACCGCCGCATACCCGTGTGACATGTGCCCCGGGTGCCGTAAGCACCACGATGTCATCAGCGGTTCCGGGAGATTCCAGTGACGAACAAGCCACAGGCACCAACAAACGACGGAGTGCCGGTGACTGATTCGGCCTACGCCGCGTTTACAGAGGCGGCTACCATGCGGCCATCTCCTGATCCGGCGACCGGGCCTGGCTCTACCGAATTTTCGACTCCACGCTCGCTGAGCGTGGTCGACATCGACGAGTTGCTCCCTGTCACCAGGGCGCAGCCACCTCAACACTCGTTCATCGACGTGCTCAGTCGGCGTCGTAGCATCCGTAGCTACGGTCCACTCACCGCCGCTAGTCTCGCCCGGCTCCTTGACCTCGTGTTCGCCCTCCAGTGGTCCGCACCCGCCGATGATGGTGGCATGCGCCGCTTCCGGCCGGTGCCGTCTGCCGGTGCGCGGCATCCGCTTGCGCCACTGATCCTCATCGAGAAAGTCGTCAGCCTCGACGCTGGCTTGTGGCGATTCGACCCGGACGCACGACAATTGCATCTAGTGACAAATATCTGCGACTCCCTCACGCGACCTTGGCAAGCCGCTTGCGACGCCGGAACGTTGGAGACGCGGCCACCCGCCATCATCGTGCTCGCCGCAAAGTTCGACGCCACTCTTGCGCGCTACCCGGCAGGCTCCGCGCTTGTTTGGCGCGATGCGGGGGTCGCTTTAGGGACGCTTCACCTAGCAGCAACCGACCTGGGCCTAGCTTCCTGCATCCTCGGTACCGCGGGCATCCTCGATGGCGATCTCCTGGAGGCGTGCGGGGTCATCGGAAATCTCGTCGGAGACGTTGGCTCGCTTGCCCTCGGGGGATCCTGACTTCACCCAATTTCGCGGCAGTGGAAACCAGATGACCCGGCCGCGCGTGAACTTCGACTGGTGCACAGCGCCTAGTGGCCGAGCACCATGATCCGCCCTCGTCGCCCCAGGGCAGACAACATGCGCCAGATCGCGGCGTCCAGGTCTGCGGCGGACACCGCACCCTGGTTCGCCCACGACAAGAACGCGTTTTCGAAAAGCTCGTAATGACGGGGCAGCGCCCAGTCTGGACAGAAGACTCCGGCGTTAATACCCGCGCGGCGGATGTGGATATCGATGATGGCGACTGCGTCGCTGTCGCGGTGGTTCCGCACAATCCATGAAGCCGTCTTCGGGCCGACCCCCGGTAGGTGCATGAGCCGGTTGCGCAACTCAGTGTCGCTGTCCGCATCCGACTCGTGCTCCCACCCCGCTAGTTCGGCGAGTGCAGCGGCCAGGCGGCGTGGTCGTTGGAGATAGAACCGGTACCGAGTCCGGCGGCCATGACCGAGGTCCAGCGGCTGCGCCAGCACATGAGTCATTGCAGCTGCGACCGTTTCCTCGTCCAAGTCCGGCGTGAGTAGTCCCGCGGTTCGGAGTGCGACGAAAGCTGCGTTCCCGACCGGCCCCGGGACGCCGTATCCGCCGAGCATGCACACTGCAACCTCCTCGCGGAGGTTCCGACCGAGCCGATGACGGCCTTCGCCGGAGGGAAACTCGGCGGCCTGCTGGGCCCAGAACGCAGCACTCCCGAGCTGCCATGGCTCGCCCCACGGTGTCTCCGCGCAGTTGCCGCAGTCCCGGCGCAACGTCGTTGGTGGTGCTGGGTGTTTGAAGTCCGGGGGCGTAGTGATTGGAGCCACGGGTGCATCCTCTCAAATATTGTAGCGTTGTTATATGAGCGTGGAGGCGCGGCGTCGTCGCGCCTCGTCAGAGGCAACGCGGACGAGACTGATATCGGCCGCCCGCGACCTGTTCCTCGTTGGCGGATATGAGGCGACGCCCGTCCGAAAAATCGCTGACGAGGCCGGAGTCACCATCGGTGCGTTCTACGGCCACTTCGGGTCGAAGCGGACAGTTCTGTTCAGGGTCGTCAGGGACATGAACGCGTCCAGGAAAGGCCAACGACAGCGGTTCCCGACGCCGGCACATCGCGCACTGGTGCTCACCGTCGCGTCTTTCGCACACGAGGATCCAGAAGCTGCGAGGGTGCTTGCGGAGGTCCTTCAGGTGATTGCCGTTGGCGCTGGCGAAGCACTAGATGCCGCGAAGGCAGGGGGGCTGCTTGTGGACCTCGCCCGGTGAACTCGAGCGCTTGCAGGTTCCAGCCAGCTGACATCCGGGTTTTGGCCTCCAATTCTGTGCAGAATAGGGCGGTATGAACGAGGTACCCCTTGTCGCTGGCTCACACGCCAGCCGGCGGCTCGCCACATCGGTGACCCGTAAATTCTCGTTCGAAGCCGCCCACCAGCTTCAGTGGCACCAAGGAAAGTGCGCCAGCCTGCACGGACATTCGTACCGCTTCGATGTCACCGTTGCCGGCAACCTGAGCCAGGACGGCATAGTTGTCGATTTCGCGGACATTAAGACTGCGGTCGATAAGCACGTTCTAGGCGACTACGACCATGCCTACCTCAACGACTTCCTCCCGAATCCGACCGCTGAGCTCATAGCCGCCGACATCGCAGACCGTCTCCTCGCGGCTGGCCTCGCAGTGAACACAGTGACGGTGTATGAGACGGCGTCCTGCTCGGCGACGGTCCAGGTCATTGGCGGCTGATCATGGCCGACGAGACGGTCTCACATCGACTGGGAACGCACGCCGTTCTACGGATCGTGGAAGTGTTCGGCCCCACGATCCAGGGCGAAGGCCCCGCCGTCGGCCGCGCCGCTTACTTGCTTCGGCTCGCTGGATGCAATCTGACCTGCGACTGGTGTGATACTGCATTTAGCTGGGACCCTGACCGCGAAGACCCGGAGCGACCGCCGCGCGATATCACGGCTGCTGCGGTGCTGGCCTTGCTCGACCCGCGGACCAACGACTCGTCCGCGCCTCCGCCATCGGTCAGGAGACTCGTCGTCACTGGCGGTGAACCGCTGCTGCAGGCGGCCCAGCTGGTCGATGTACTCTCATCGCTCGTCGCCCTCGGGTGGGTGGTGGAGGTCGAGACGTCCGGCAGCGTGTCGCCCGGGCCGCTCGCCGTGCTCGTAGACCAATTCAATGTGTCGCCTAAGCTTGCTCACAGCGGAGTTTCCGAACGGGCACGCCTGCGGCTAAGGGTCCTCGATGAGTTTGCCCGCCTGCCGTCTGCGTCGTTCAAGTTCGTAGTCGAAGAGTCTGCGGACCTCGATGAGGTGGCCCAACTGCTGGGCCAACTCTGCGTCCCGGTATCGCCGGACCGGGTGTTCGTGATGGCGCAGGGAACGGATCCCGGCTTGCTGTTGAAGCGGAGTAAAGACTTGGCCGATGCAGTGACGTCCCGCGGATGGGGTCTCACGCCGCGATGGCACGCACTGCTGTGGGCGGATGAGCGTGGCCGCTGAGCGTGCCAACCTTCGCCCGTAGCGGCCACACCGCTGCTGGGTTCAGGTCGATAACATGCCCCAGCCGCGGGCGGTCCTGTTTGTCGACGTGCGCGAAGTACGGGCGCAGCAGCATCCCGCAGGAGTGGTGCAGGAGCAGGACGCACTCGGTGCGCACGTAGCGGTCGCGGGCCTGCTTCGATGGGACCGGTACGGCGCCGCGGCGAAAGACGCCGACGGCCCGCTCTGAGGCGTACGCGGACGCCAGGGCTTCCGCTCGCGCGAGCATCAAGGTGACGGCCTCGATCTTGGTCAACAGGTACTCGCTTGGGGCGTCCTCGTAGAAGGTCGCGTTCAGTTCAGAGAACAGTTCGTGCGCTAGCCGCGGGCTGGGCCGGA encodes:
- a CDS encoding nitroreductase family protein, with the translated sequence MVDIDELLPVTRAQPPQHSFIDVLSRRRSIRSYGPLTAASLARLLDLVFALQWSAPADDGGMRRFRPVPSAGARHPLAPLILIEKVVSLDAGLWRFDPDARQLHLVTNICDSLTRPWQAACDAGTLETRPPAIIVLAAKFDATLARYPAGSALVWRDAGVALGTLHLAATDLGLASCILGTAGILDGDLLEACGVIGNLVGDVGSLALGGS
- a CDS encoding TetR/AcrR family transcriptional regulator, giving the protein MSVEARRRRASSEATRTRLISAARDLFLVGGYEATPVRKIADEAGVTIGAFYGHFGSKRTVLFRVVRDMNASRKGQRQRFPTPAHRALVLTVASFAHEDPEAARVLAEVLQVIAVGAGEALDAAKAGGLLVDLAR
- a CDS encoding 7-carboxy-7-deazaguanine synthase QueE codes for the protein MADETVSHRLGTHAVLRIVEVFGPTIQGEGPAVGRAAYLLRLAGCNLTCDWCDTAFSWDPDREDPERPPRDITAAAVLALLDPRTNDSSAPPPSVRRLVVTGGEPLLQAAQLVDVLSSLVALGWVVEVETSGSVSPGPLAVLVDQFNVSPKLAHSGVSERARLRLRVLDEFARLPSASFKFVVEESADLDEVAQLLGQLCVPVSPDRVFVMAQGTDPGLLLKRSKDLADAVTSRGWGLTPRWHALLWADERGR
- the queD gene encoding 6-carboxytetrahydropterin synthase QueD codes for the protein MNEVPLVAGSHASRRLATSVTRKFSFEAAHQLQWHQGKCASLHGHSYRFDVTVAGNLSQDGIVVDFADIKTAVDKHVLGDYDHAYLNDFLPNPTAELIAADIADRLLAAGLAVNTVTVYETASCSATVQVIGG